A DNA window from Fusarium fujikuroi IMI 58289 draft genome, chromosome FFUJ_chr11 contains the following coding sequences:
- a CDS encoding probable BRT1 protein, down-regulated by mating factor B, with product MSSDLTTISTSEGCPAIGPYSQAVVAGSYVFLSGQIPIDSTGKPLQGSIADKTHACCKSVQAVLSAAGSGISRVAKVTVFLDDMKNFAEFNAVYETYFTHKPARSCVAVKTLPKNLEVEIECVALLHTQGSRL from the exons ATGTCATCAGACCTCACCACCATTTCAACATCAGAGGGATGCCCAG CTATCGGACCTTAT TCGCAAGCTGTAGTCGCGGGCTCTTATGTTTTCCTCTCAGGCCAGATTCCAATCGACTCGACCGGTAAGCCTCTCCAAGGCAGCATCGCAGATAAGACGCACGCTTGCTGCAAGAGCGTCCAGGCAGTTCTGTCAGCGGCCGGTAGTGGCATCAGCCGTGTGGCAAAGGTCACAGTCTTCTTGGATGACATGAAGAACTTTGCGGAGTTCAATGCTGTTTATGAGACGTATTTCACCCATAAGCCGGCCAGGAGCTGTGTGGCGGTAAAAACACTGCCTAAAAATCTAGAGGTGGAGATTGAATGCGTGGCTTTACTCCACACTCAGGGATCTCGGCTCTAA
- a CDS encoding related to Carboxypeptidase 2: protein MARRLITFAALVSVVTGQSGGIQRGLQYGENWTPTTKDSDLVSANFPDVNITLRSPAFLNPDKVPGRFSNGTEGPTDDIELDYFIRNLARKHDWMTYELATFESEEGRAIPYVFLSLPSTNSSSDKLRVYLQAAIHGNEPAADESVLAFLGKMDAEPSWAKSILEKMDIKILPRYNVDGVAYFQRQLASNLDPNREHLKLMRGQSRQIKRIVSEWNPHIGLDMHEFTAPTIYGGHYQHGADSLLSGGINPNIDPKIREQLLDFFIPAVGEELESHGLRWEPYVTGPSNRTEGSRIRFTEAVTEARTGRNAVGLTQTISFLLEMRGIRIANQHFQRRVATALIKIQTILELARDNAEKVKSIVEDAREDFINSDEDIVITDSYVPENRTFTMVDTRNGSVVQVPIDFQRTTPSIANLTRSRPEAYIIPRTWSDVAERLEILGLKVERMNYEFRRTLQTLTIETSVVEPELYEGTYLNTVTTNSTTREVVLPVGSYYVSTRQQNAALAFIALEPENIDSYVKFNIIPVEAGMEYPVFRIPRE, encoded by the exons ATGGCTCGACGACTTATCACCTTCGCGGCCCTCGTGTCTGTTGTCACAGGACAGTCAGGTGGTATACAGAGAGGTCTCCAATATGGCGAGAACTGGACACCCACGACCAAGGACTCTGACCTCGTCTCCGCCAACTTTCCCGATGTCAACATTACTCTCCGATCACCGGCATTTCTGAATCCCGACAAGGTTCCTGGTCGGTTCTCAAACGGCACGGAGGGACCTACTGACGATATTGAACTCG ATTACTTTATCCGAAATCTAGCTCGGAAGCATGACTGGATGACTTATGAACTAGCGACTTTCGAATCCGAAGAAGGCCGTGCGATTCCATACGTCTTCCTCTCTCTGCCAAGCACCAACTCGAGCAGTGACAAACTCCGCGTGTATCTCCAAGCTGCAATCCACGGGAATGAGCCCGCTGCTGATGAGTCCGTCCTTGCCTTCTTGGGAAAGATGGATGCCGAGCCTTCATGGGCCAAGtcgatcttggagaagatggacatCAAGATCCTTCCTAGGTATAATGTTGATGGCGTTGCATACTTCCAGAGACAGTTGGCGTCAAATCTCGATCCTAACCGGGAGCATCTCAAGCTCATGCGTGGTCAATCAAGACAGATTAAACGAATCGTCAGTGAATGGAACCCTCATATAGGGCTCGATATGC ACGAATTCACTGCGCCTACAATCTACGGCGGCCACTACCAACACGGAGCTGACTCTCTTTTATCCGGCGGCATCAACCCCAACATTGATCCCAAGATCCGCGAGCAGTTGCTCGATTTCTTCATCCCAGCTGTAGGAGAGGAACTTGAGTCTCACGGCCTCCGGTGGGAGCCGTATGTTACTGGGCCTTCCAATCGCACTGAGGGCTCACGCATTCGCTTCACGGAAGCTGTGACTGAGGCACGCACTGGTCGCAATGCCGTTGGATTGACACAGACGATTTCATTTTTACTTGAGATGCGGGGCATTCGTATTGCCAATCAACACTTCCAGCGTCGTGTTGCGACTGCTCTTATCAAGATCCAGACCATTCTTGAGTTAGCGAGAGATAACGCCGAGAAGGTCAAGTCGATTGTAGAAGATGCTCGTGAGGATTTTATCAACAGCGATGAAGATATTGTCATCACAGATTCCTACGTTCCGGAGAACAGGACATTTACCATGGTTGATACTCGCAACGGTAGCGTCGTACAGGTACCGATCGACTTCCAGCGGACTACCCCATCAATTGCGAATCTTACCAGGTCCAGACCCGAAGCTTATATCATTCCGCGAACCTGGTCTGACGTCGCCGAGAGACTCGAAATCTTAGGGCTGAAAGTTGAGAGGATGAACTATGAGTTTAGACGAACCTTGCAAACCTTGACGATTGAGACTTCCGTTGTTGAACCTGAGCTGTATGAAGGCACGTATCTCAACACGGTCACTACCAACTCAACCACTCGAGAAGTCGTGCTGCCGGTAGGGAGTTACTACGTTAGTACGAGGCAACAAAATGCGGCGTTGGCATTTATCGCTCTCGAGCCGGAGAATATTGACAGCTATGTCAAGTTCAACATCATTCCGGTGGAAGCGGGCATGGAGTATCCTGTATTTAGAATCCCGCGGGAATGA
- a CDS encoding related to D-amino acid oxidase — MEVGIIGSGIIGLTSALALVDAGYSVTIVARDLPGDDSSQQWASPWAGAGILPHPDYKGHDLQTETFKFYWALAHRDPTSGVQAVDVTEYYDDRDDDSTIWYKKMAPKYRRLPSKDLPATAKIGFKYRSMTVNPAVFLPWIKTVLDRKGVRFIRAEVKSIEEARSILGTKIIVNASGLGAFHLVNDQKVVAVRGQTMLVESDSHEMVMFQGSHYTYQIPRMYSGGVIVGGVSQAGNMDQNVDPAVRSDILRRMKLVAKDLYQDVDLSKHVMKDLVGFRPSREGGYRLEREGELIHAYGFNTLGYTYSYGVALKIRDLITSATEEEAVRSKL; from the exons ATGGAAGTCGGCATAATTGGTTCTGGAATCATCGGGCTCACGTCTGCTCTCGCTCTGGTCGATGCCGGATACTCTGTGACCATCGTCGCCCGTGATTTACCTGGAGATGATTCATCTCAGCAGTGGGCAAGCCCATG GGCTGGTGCTGGCATTCTCCCCCACCCGGACTACAAGGGGCATGATTTGCAGACCGAGACCTTCAAATTTTACTGGGCACTCGCCCATCGTGACCCGACAAGTGGAGTACAG GCGGTAGATGTGACTGAGTACTATGATGACCGAGACGACGATTCTACCATCTGGTATAAGAAGATGGCCCCTAAGTATCGCCGTCTGCCATCGAAGGATCTTCCAGCAACCGCCAAAATTGGTTTCAAATATCGGTCTATGACTGTCAACCCAGCAGTATTCTTGCCCTGGATAAAGACGGTACTAGACCGGAAAGGAGTTCGTTTCATCCGCGCTGAGGTCAAGTCCATTGAGGAAGCCAGGTCAATTCTTGGGACCAAGATAATCGTCAACGCGTCAGGCCTTGGGGCTTTCCACCTTGTGAATGACCAAAAAGTGGTCGCTGTTCGTGGCCAGACGATGCTTGTCGAAAGTGATTCTCACGAAATGGTCATGTTTCAGGGCTCTCATTACACCTACCAGATCCCGCGGATGTACAGCGGCGGCGTGATTGTCGGGGGAGTCAGTCAGGCAGGCAACATGGATCAGAATGTTGACCCAGCAGTGCGGTCAGATATTTTACGACGAATGAAGCTCGTCGCTAAGGATCTGTACCAGGATGTGGATCTGAGCAAGCATGTTATGAAAGACTTAGTTGGGTTTCGACCGAGTAGAGAAGGAGGATATCGACTGGAGCGGGAGGGCGAATTGATACACGCTTATGGTTTTAACACTCTTGGGTATACTTATAGCTACGGTGTGGCTTTGAAGATCCGAGACCTGATCACGTCTGCTacagaggaggaggctgtgAGAAGTAAGCTTTGA